A window of Costertonia aggregata contains these coding sequences:
- a CDS encoding BamA/TamA family outer membrane protein encodes MEFIRIDRISLKSTMSGYGFFSGFLIAIMVLNSSCATHSLQREKGLQSEKKKKKVSHTFYIAGGFGNQKNNTDESLVNTLKNRLGKADENSTLLFVGDNISAEENAWQKDKKLLDQQLALAQNFKGNITFLPGNNTWKNKNIDSVQRVEEYLDKVKTQDDYVLPKNGCPLDFKVINDDLDLLLIDSKWFISNWSRVEGINKKCTDIVTRRRFAEELEGYINDAQGKNLVIAMHHPVFTNGEYAGHKDLKSHLLPLPIIGSLINGIHDLGTFSPDNPLSRRYNYLRILVSSLAKASDRITVISGHEESLQYLSGGDIHQIISGSFGNNAPTKRTADRINTVGGSLPYEGHFTYGKKGFAQLVYFEDGSSQVTFITSDEELEPITVLPEFVTKSVNDPYVKITDKTVIDSVYGPEKKIQRSDFFEYLWGNRYRDYYHRAVTAPVAYLDTLHGGLQFMKKGGGHQSYSIRLQDKDEREFAMRSLRKDPLKYLRYSVRGVAFTEDDYMGTLPEKLISDFFTTAHPYMQMVINPMAKAVDVNHADTQLFFVPRQRGLERLNDEFGNELYFIEQRPSDEQLNYKGYRRTIDEKGKITDFESTTDMLEKIKSDESYTVDQQSYVRARVFDMLLGDWDRHEDQWRWAEYEKPDGNKEFMPVPRDRDNAFPKFDGAAINVIQWFIPITRQWQSYGPTIKSTKWLNYNGSRLDRALLTKYDAKGWEREAQYIKEHLSEEDIDRAFLRLPQEVQDSTAAYIKMSLKQRLKNLPKYAREYGEYLDERIALYATEKDDEIKIVRLPGGKTKVVLRRLLSDRKNEKFYERTFDADHTNELWIYGLGDNDNFEVLGTGDARIFLRLIGGYGKDDFIIKNRKALKIYDWRYEESEFEGKDPAKHFTDIYKTNTFHWRYFKPDRNILVPNFDFRTDDGFSVGAKNTFIHNGFNGNPFRQKHILNAKYFFNFRATELSYRGIFANVTPKWNFELDGYLSSQRYAQNFFGIGNETNNAEDVVGRDFYRARTEQIRLSAGVAYHTLRLKGLFESFDVQEMGDRFFTAENFDTPVFERQNYVGAETSAYYYNDDADDFPTKGLYFGLAAGYKTNTELENNSFGYFKFRAEVIQKLIASGNLVLSTKAEYKTNFGNDYFFYHAPSIGGDNGLRGFRDERFAGKSYLYHSSDVRLRLKRYVTALAPVTIGAYGGFDYGRVWQPNEGSNIWHTSQGVGLWASAGNYLAFNLGYFNSVEGNLFQFGLGFGF; translated from the coding sequence ATGGAATTCATTCGAATCGACAGAATTTCATTAAAATCCACAATGAGCGGATATGGTTTTTTTTCAGGGTTTTTGATAGCCATTATGGTATTAAACAGCTCTTGTGCCACACATTCATTGCAAAGGGAAAAGGGATTGCAAAGTGAGAAAAAGAAAAAAAAGGTTTCTCACACCTTTTACATTGCGGGAGGTTTTGGCAACCAAAAAAACAATACAGATGAAAGCTTGGTAAACACCCTTAAAAACCGTCTAGGGAAAGCTGATGAAAATAGCACGCTCCTATTTGTGGGCGATAATATTTCTGCTGAGGAAAATGCTTGGCAAAAAGATAAAAAATTATTAGACCAACAGTTGGCACTGGCACAAAATTTTAAAGGGAATATTACTTTTCTGCCCGGTAACAATACGTGGAAAAATAAGAACATCGACTCCGTTCAAAGGGTAGAGGAGTACTTGGATAAAGTAAAGACCCAAGATGATTATGTGCTTCCAAAAAATGGATGCCCTTTGGATTTCAAGGTCATTAACGATGATTTAGACCTGCTGTTGATCGACTCTAAATGGTTTATCTCTAATTGGTCGCGAGTAGAGGGAATCAATAAAAAATGTACCGATATTGTAACCCGTAGACGGTTTGCCGAAGAGCTTGAAGGTTATATCAACGATGCGCAGGGTAAAAATTTGGTTATCGCCATGCACCATCCCGTTTTTACGAATGGCGAATACGCCGGTCATAAAGATTTGAAGAGCCATTTGCTTCCGCTACCGATAATCGGTTCCCTCATCAACGGTATCCATGATCTTGGAACTTTTTCGCCCGATAACCCGCTGTCGCGACGCTATAATTACTTGCGTATTTTGGTTAGCTCATTGGCAAAAGCGTCTGATCGTATCACTGTGATATCAGGTCATGAAGAAAGTCTACAGTATCTTTCCGGTGGCGATATTCATCAAATCATCAGTGGTTCGTTTGGGAACAATGCGCCAACTAAACGTACTGCTGATAGAATCAATACGGTAGGCGGTAGCCTACCGTACGAAGGTCATTTCACGTATGGGAAAAAAGGGTTCGCACAGTTGGTTTATTTTGAAGACGGTTCGTCACAGGTTACTTTTATCACATCTGACGAAGAACTTGAGCCCATTACCGTATTACCTGAATTTGTTACAAAATCAGTAAATGATCCTTATGTAAAGATTACCGATAAAACAGTAATCGATTCTGTTTACGGTCCAGAAAAGAAAATACAACGTAGTGATTTTTTTGAATATTTATGGGGAAATCGATATCGCGATTATTATCATAGGGCGGTTACAGCTCCTGTGGCGTATTTGGATACTTTGCACGGCGGTTTACAATTCATGAAAAAAGGGGGTGGGCATCAATCGTATTCCATACGGCTGCAGGATAAAGATGAGCGAGAGTTCGCTATGCGTTCATTGCGAAAAGATCCGTTGAAATATTTAAGATATAGCGTTCGTGGAGTGGCGTTTACCGAAGACGACTATATGGGCACGTTACCGGAAAAATTGATTTCCGACTTCTTTACGACCGCACACCCATACATGCAAATGGTCATTAACCCAATGGCAAAAGCAGTAGATGTGAACCATGCCGATACACAACTTTTTTTCGTGCCCAGGCAACGCGGTCTTGAACGATTGAATGATGAATTTGGGAACGAACTCTATTTTATAGAACAACGGCCGTCAGATGAACAACTGAATTACAAAGGCTATCGTAGGACAATTGATGAAAAAGGAAAAATTACCGATTTCGAAAGTACGACCGATATGTTGGAGAAAATCAAGAGTGACGAATCCTATACCGTTGACCAACAAAGTTATGTTCGCGCTCGGGTCTTTGATATGCTTTTGGGCGATTGGGACCGCCATGAAGATCAGTGGCGATGGGCAGAATACGAAAAACCCGATGGCAACAAAGAATTTATGCCCGTTCCCAGGGACAGGGACAATGCCTTCCCAAAATTCGACGGTGCCGCTATCAACGTAATCCAATGGTTTATCCCCATAACACGGCAATGGCAATCTTACGGGCCTACGATAAAAAGTACAAAATGGCTCAACTATAACGGGAGCAGGTTAGATAGGGCATTATTGACCAAATATGATGCGAAAGGCTGGGAACGTGAAGCACAGTATATCAAAGAACATTTATCCGAGGAAGATATTGATAGGGCATTCCTGCGTCTGCCCCAAGAAGTACAGGACAGTACAGCGGCTTATATTAAGATGAGCTTGAAACAACGGTTAAAAAACCTCCCAAAATACGCCAGGGAGTATGGGGAGTATCTGGATGAAAGAATCGCTCTTTACGCTACAGAGAAAGATGATGAAATCAAGATTGTTCGCCTCCCCGGTGGAAAAACCAAAGTAGTCCTAAGAAGGTTGCTATCCGATAGAAAAAACGAGAAATTCTATGAGCGAACTTTTGATGCGGACCATACCAACGAATTATGGATCTATGGTTTGGGCGATAACGATAATTTTGAGGTTTTGGGAACAGGCGATGCAAGAATATTTCTCAGGCTTATCGGCGGGTATGGAAAGGACGATTTTATTATCAAAAACCGAAAAGCCTTAAAAATATACGATTGGCGATATGAGGAGTCTGAATTTGAAGGCAAAGATCCGGCGAAACATTTTACCGATATTTACAAAACCAATACATTTCATTGGCGCTATTTTAAACCGGATCGCAATATTCTTGTGCCCAATTTTGACTTTAGAACCGATGACGGGTTTTCCGTTGGCGCCAAAAATACGTTTATCCATAATGGCTTCAATGGGAACCCGTTTCGCCAAAAACATATTTTGAACGCCAAGTATTTCTTCAATTTCAGGGCGACCGAGTTGAGCTACCGAGGCATATTTGCCAACGTTACCCCCAAGTGGAATTTTGAGTTGGATGGCTATCTTTCATCCCAACGATACGCCCAAAACTTTTTTGGCATAGGGAACGAAACCAATAATGCGGAAGATGTGGTCGGAAGGGATTTCTACAGGGCACGAACCGAACAAATACGTTTAAGTGCAGGAGTTGCTTACCATACCCTGCGCCTTAAGGGACTTTTTGAATCGTTTGATGTACAGGAGATGGGTGACCGTTTTTTTACTGCCGAAAATTTTGATACTCCTGTTTTTGAACGTCAAAATTATGTAGGTGCCGAGACATCGGCATATTATTATAATGATGATGCCGATGATTTCCCCACAAAAGGGCTTTACTTTGGGCTAGCGGCAGGTTATAAAACCAATACCGAGCTAGAGAACAATAGTTTTGGTTACTTCAAATTTCGTGCTGAGGTAATTCAAAAACTGATCGCTTCGGGGAATTTGGTGTTGAGTACCAAAGCTGAGTACAAGACTAATTTCGGTAATGATTATTTTTTCTATCATGCCCCATCCATTGGCGGTGATAATGGTTTGCGTGGTTTTCGCGATGAGCGCTTTGCCGGTAAATCCTATCTGTATCATTCTTCCGATGTGCGATTGCGGCTAAAAAGATATGTCACTGCATTGGCACCGGTAACCATTGGCGCCTACGGTGGCTTTGACTACGGCAGGGTGTGGCAGCCCAATGAGGGTTCCAATATTTGGCATACCTCCCAAGGCGTGGGATTATGGGCTAGCGCAGGTAATTATTTAGCGTTTAATCTAGGGTATTTTAATTCCGTCGAAGGCAATTTATTTCAATTTGGGCTTGGCTTCGGATTTTAG
- a CDS encoding head GIN domain-containing protein: protein MKKIGMALLATIVMGMPLTAQERDITVNLESFDEVKVFDQINVKLIKSDKNWASITGDDTDEVNIANKDGRLKIRMELDNFMDGNETNVTLYHTKNIQLVDANEGAKIVSDNELQAKYLTLRSQEGGEIHTKVDTRNLDSKAISGGVLKISGNAENQNVNVRSGGQYDAKELTSTQTDITIFAGGNATITTKEYVDANVTAGGTIEIYGNPETIKEDKTLGGSIIVRK, encoded by the coding sequence ATGAAAAAAATAGGAATGGCACTATTAGCCACAATTGTAATGGGAATGCCTTTGACGGCACAAGAAAGAGATATCACGGTAAACCTCGAAAGTTTTGATGAAGTTAAGGTTTTTGATCAGATTAATGTGAAGCTTATCAAAAGCGATAAAAACTGGGCAAGTATTACAGGAGACGACACTGATGAGGTAAATATTGCCAACAAAGATGGAAGACTCAAAATACGTATGGAACTCGACAATTTCATGGATGGTAACGAAACCAATGTTACGTTATATCACACCAAAAACATTCAATTGGTCGATGCTAATGAAGGGGCTAAAATTGTTTCCGACAATGAGTTGCAAGCAAAATATTTGACCTTGCGCTCCCAAGAAGGGGGAGAAATCCATACAAAAGTAGATACCCGTAATTTGGATAGCAAAGCCATTTCCGGAGGAGTATTGAAAATTTCGGGAAATGCCGAAAACCAAAATGTTAATGTGCGTAGTGGCGGTCAATATGATGCAAAGGAACTAACATCGACTCAAACCGATATTACCATTTTCGCAGGAGGCAATGCCACGATTACAACGAAGGAATATGTAGATGCCAATGTTACCGCTGGTGGTACTATCGAAATCTATGGAAACCCTGAAACAATTAAAGAAGACAAGACTTTGGGCGGTTCAATAATCGTGAGAAAGTAA
- a CDS encoding NAD-dependent succinate-semialdehyde dehydrogenase: MITTKNPFTAQLIREYKLHTEAEIEQILEKSNVAFKLWKYEQIVHRTNLLQKVSELLIERKKEYSELMTQEMGKPITQSISEIEKCVWACDFYVKNAAQFLADELIETDADESFVSYDPVGTILAIMPWNFPFWQVIRFAAPTLTAGNTAILKHAANTTGCALALEQLFRDAGYPEGCFQTVLADHDTIEDIIADSRVQGITLTGSEKAGRSIAALAGKHLKKTVMELGGNNACIVWEDADLDKYIDTIVNARMQNTGQSCIAAKRFVVVDEIYAKFNTVFKEKIQSLRSGNPIKPETEIGVLARPDLVDTLENQIRESVDKGANVTYGNQKDGNFFEPTILENVRKGMPAFDEELFGPVAAIVRAKNREDSIALAADSKFGLGTMLFTQDIDEAIRMAGSIPDGGFFINEMVKSDPRLPFGGTRASGYGRELSKEGILAFTNKKTVYIKK, encoded by the coding sequence ATGATTACAACCAAAAATCCTTTTACAGCTCAGCTCATCAGGGAGTATAAGTTACATACCGAAGCCGAAATAGAGCAAATTCTCGAAAAATCAAATGTGGCCTTCAAGCTTTGGAAGTACGAACAAATCGTACATCGCACAAATTTGTTGCAAAAAGTGTCCGAGTTGTTGATAGAAAGGAAAAAGGAATACTCCGAATTGATGACCCAAGAAATGGGAAAGCCCATCACCCAAAGCATATCGGAAATTGAAAAATGTGTTTGGGCCTGTGATTTTTATGTAAAGAACGCAGCTCAATTTTTAGCTGATGAGCTTATTGAAACAGATGCGGACGAAAGTTTTGTGAGTTATGACCCAGTGGGAACTATTTTGGCCATAATGCCTTGGAATTTTCCGTTTTGGCAGGTCATACGGTTTGCCGCCCCTACTTTGACGGCCGGGAACACGGCTATTTTAAAACACGCAGCGAATACTACGGGTTGTGCCTTAGCATTGGAACAATTGTTCAGGGATGCCGGTTATCCCGAAGGATGTTTTCAAACCGTTTTGGCCGACCACGATACTATAGAAGACATCATAGCAGATAGCCGGGTTCAGGGCATTACTCTTACCGGAAGTGAAAAAGCAGGTCGTTCCATAGCCGCATTGGCCGGGAAACATTTGAAAAAAACAGTAATGGAACTTGGTGGTAACAATGCCTGTATCGTATGGGAAGATGCAGATTTGGACAAGTATATAGATACAATAGTGAACGCTAGAATGCAAAATACCGGACAAAGTTGTATTGCTGCAAAACGTTTTGTTGTTGTAGATGAAATTTATGCCAAATTCAATACCGTTTTCAAGGAAAAAATACAATCCTTAAGATCGGGAAACCCCATAAAACCTGAAACCGAAATAGGAGTTTTGGCCCGCCCGGATTTGGTTGACACGTTGGAAAACCAAATACGAGAATCAGTTGACAAAGGTGCTAACGTTACCTACGGAAATCAAAAAGACGGTAATTTTTTTGAGCCGACCATTTTGGAAAATGTCAGAAAAGGAATGCCCGCTTTTGACGAAGAACTTTTTGGGCCTGTTGCAGCTATTGTAAGGGCAAAAAACAGGGAAGATTCAATAGCGCTTGCCGCCGACTCCAAATTTGGCTTGGGCACAATGCTCTTTACACAAGATATAGATGAAGCAATAAGAATGGCAGGATCAATACCTGATGGTGGTTTTTTCATCAACGAGATGGTAAAATCCGATCCAAGGCTCCCCTTTGGCGGAACAAGAGCCTCCGGGTATGGTCGTGAACTTTCGAAAGAAGGTATTCTAGCATTTACCAATAAAAAAACGGTGTACATCAAGAAATAA
- a CDS encoding YtxH domain-containing protein, translating into MNDNGNTFLGVLAGTAIGAALGILFAPDKGSATRRKIAEQAEATRDSIAESTYDLRDRAAATVASKRESLDNQLENIVSDVSHKTEDVITTLEKKLAELKTKNKKLQKS; encoded by the coding sequence ATGAACGATAATGGAAATACATTTTTAGGAGTATTGGCAGGAACTGCAATCGGTGCCGCATTGGGAATTCTCTTCGCACCCGATAAAGGTTCCGCAACACGTAGAAAAATCGCCGAACAAGCTGAAGCAACAAGAGACTCCATTGCTGAAAGCACATATGATCTTAGGGATAGGGCAGCAGCAACGGTGGCTTCAAAAAGAGAATCTTTGGACAATCAGTTGGAAAATATCGTATCTGACGTAAGTCATAAGACCGAGGATGTCATTACCACCCTAGAAAAGAAATTGGCTGAATTGAAAACAAAAAATAAAAAATTACAGAAATCGTAA
- a CDS encoding DUF6327 family protein, whose translation MKRKPYTSLKEIKLELQTLNLQRKIQMEELKLTRHQFKEDLRPMNWISTLLKGVKKYGVLMLLKKIIK comes from the coding sequence ATGAAAAGAAAACCATACACCTCTCTAAAAGAAATCAAGTTAGAGTTACAGACCTTGAATTTGCAACGCAAAATTCAAATGGAAGAACTAAAATTGACAAGACATCAATTCAAAGAAGATTTGAGACCTATGAATTGGATAAGTACATTGTTAAAAGGGGTAAAAAAATATGGGGTTTTGATGTTACTTAAAAAAATCATCAAATAG